The genomic segment TTCTATTATCCTTCCAATCATCTTTATTCCATACCCGAACCtcttttttatgaaatttatatactattatagtttattattttgaatttacgGGAATTGGGTAAGAAAGAGAACAAATAACCATTTAATAAATTGCATACTTCTATTAAACTCTTAAACTAGTATAGAACGTTAAACATAGTAGAGGCTAAATTTGGTCAGattcttatttttctttattattacaaatttttcttttgtatacCATGCATCTATGTGTCAAAGTGGTAAATAAAGTCGACAAAATGTGCTTGAATAGcaccaaacaaataaacctAAGGACTTAGCCTAGGACCTTAGCCCTTGTACCAAAAATGGACTGGTAAGCTATCCCCAAAAAACGCAAATTCTCCAAAGAATTTTTATATGGTGAATTTTCGAAATTcgtgaaaaaaaaaggaaaacttacCCCGCTTATTGCTTGGGAATTTCAAGccgttgtttgttttttaaaatattaaaattggaAATCGTTAGTGGAATTCTTTGGGGTGCTACAGTGTATTTAGGCCCTATTTCCGACACAAAAATGCTTCAGTCCAAAGTACTATTGGGAAGTCTTTTCAAATATATGCAGATTACTACCTATCTTCTGAAACTTAAGAGCCAAGCACAATAAttcttaaaaaattgaaaatcgaATATCTTATCTTTCTaattttgctctttttttatGTTAGTTCCCTTTAACCTTGTGCTCACCCACCTTTCCTAGTATTGTTGTGAATTTCGTGCAATATTTACAGATTTTTATacattatattattaacaaaaatgaTCATAAGCTTAATCTTTCTTAGCATTTATCCTCAAATCAAATGTTTAACATtgccttttcctttcttttatTCTCAAAGCTAATACAGCTATAAAATCAAAAGCTTTTTGTTGCAGATTATAGATTTGATCATAAGTCTTGGATATTCTTCATTAGGATGATTTTTTCATAACTTACAATCTACAAGTTAAAACCAATCAagtttttaaacttaaatgaCATAATATTTGTTCGATTCTAGGCCACAACCTTAAAAGCATAGTATTAAATATCGAGagtattttcatttccaaGGGAGAAAACAAATAACCGAACACCAATGTTATGAAACGAAATTTATAGTAGACACATTCGATCAGAACTCAGAACTCTTCATTTTATCTCCAACCAAATTTATTTAGGATGTTTTTACTTTGTCGTTTGGAGAGACAGGTTCTGTAAAGGAATAATACCGCTTAGGTTGTTACTTGTGATGTTCCTTCTAGTCATAAGGAATGTAAGCTGGAAACTGATTCCTCAtttatatgttttttacaATTGTTTACTTCCTTGATTGTGTGTGATTGTTATCTACGGTTTTATCGCATTCAAAATCTGTTGGTGTAAAACACACATTAATCGCATTCCCATCCACCACACATCATCAAGTGAGAGATACATATTTGTAGCTTATAACACACTCAATTAGACTTGATTTGTTTCCAAATGGCGGGCGGGTGGTGGCGATTACTTTTTAGGATGTTGCATAACAAACCAGCGACCAGTTTCCGTtgttaaaatacatttttttttcccacTGGTAGGCACAGCGTTATTGTCACTTACCCAAAAGGTGACCTTCGCACATGATCTTTAGGTGTAGTGTGATGGAGATGACAGTTGGACGAAAGAAACTATGCTACTATGTCCCTCCTCCCTAACATCAACTATGCTGAATATATTCGCGTAAATACTTATATATCCATTGGATGTGATCTATGATCATTACGCCTGAATTGATCGTTTCAATTTCCTCATTAGACGCACTCAATTAGCTGTCAGCCAGCACACATACGCACAAAAACGTAGATAGTGAGAGAGAGTccagtatgtgtgtgtctctgtatGGTGGGAAGGGGGAGGTGCAGAAGGATCATGAACTGCTTttccaaaatgaaatgcacaTTGAAAACCCGTTGATCGTTTTGAGACGTAATTGCAAAGCGATTATGCAGCTTTAATTCAATTGCTACTGTCTTTACCTTCCCCTACTACCCACCATCCGCGTCCGTTCCGGCCGCAAGAAACCTGAAGAAGGTCTGTCTGTGTCTGCCCGGTTTCTTCGTTTCGCATTCGATTagagtttgtttttatttggtGTCAaagacagcaacaacaacagccaaaaTGTTGCCAACGCCGCTGATTAGCGCACAAAACATTACAGGAAACCCAAAGTCAGGCAAGTGCCAGAGCCAGGAGAGTCAGAGCCAAAGCCAAGTCGAACACTACATCACGTTACACACTGCACAGACTCTGACTGCAAAACTCCTTCCGCTTCGCTATATAAATAGGCATTGTTGGCCATTTGGGTCGGCAGTAATACAAAAGATTTGACCGCGTAACCAACCGTCCAATCCGTCTCAACACGGCATCACCCACGGATTTTTCAAGCTATTCGCGTGCATCGTGGattaagaaataaatcaaaagacaAAACAGATAAACGAAAATCAAAGTTTCATTTTGCACAACAGTGAGTGATCAACATCAGCGTTTAATTGTTATGCTTGAAGCTGATGGATTCCTAATATTTGTAACTTGTAGTAATGCAGGTATCCATTGGTTTCTTGGACATCTTTCGAAAAGATCTTGTAGACACTTGATTACATTCTAAGCCCACTTTCGAAACATCTTAAGATAAACTCAGTTAACTAAAACGTTTTCATAAGATATTGAAACACTGCTGTAATTAGCATTAATATTTATAAGAATACCATTACCTTTTGCTGAATACAAAACCGAGAAACCAAATCAAATTATTCGAATTTGGAGCAACAAATCTAAGATCCTCATATTTTCGAGTTTTTAACGATTCAATTGAGTTTTTAatggattatatatatatatacatatttgtagtTCTTCAGAGGAATAGGAGACTGGAGTAATCAGAATAATGCAATTATATGCTTAAAAACATCTATCAATAATTTGTTACCTTTTCGATGGAACATAATTGGATAGAAATAATAGGGGATCGAGGCAAGGCAGTTTGTTTTACATATAAAAGTAAAATGAAGTTACCTTTGAATAGATTCTCTTAAATTAATGTGGTTGTTTTTCTAGATTTTCAAAATAGATTTGAAGAAAACTTAGTTCTCTTCTATATTTAGATATTGTGTATACATTTAATTGTCCTTTTGATCATTTAGATATTGAGGTATTCAAAAAATGAGTTTAAAGAAATGCTCTACAATAGACATAATTAGAAATGATCTTTTAGATAATGAAGATTTAAATTAGAAGAATAAAACATTTAATAGAAGCTACGAAGGTAATGagaataaagaaacaaaaataaaaaatcacaAATTCCTTAATAATTGAGAAACAACTAAAGGCCTTACTAAACCTTTAGTTATGTtgaaattgtatataaaatttccttcgtttttgttttgttgatctctCAGAATATAATATGGCTGCCGCTGTGAGCCTGGTGTTGCTCCTCCTAGTTGGTGTCCATGGCACCACGATCATAAGCATCAAATATCCGCATCAGCAGACGCGTCAGGTCAAACGGGATCTCAGTTTGAGCTATGCTGCTACCAACATTGACTCCAAGGAGGGCACACGCGTTAAGACCATCACAGTGATTAAGAACCTGGGCGGAGTTGGCACCGCCAGTGCAGAGGCAGCAGGCGTTGCCCTGCCGCCGCCTAATAGCAACAGGAAGCAACTGAAGTTGGCCATTAATCCGGCCCTGCATAAAAATCCAGAATGGGCTAGTGCATTTCGTGATAACTTTGATTCCTATGGCAGTCTACCAGATGTGCCTGACATTGATGACCTTTTTGAGTTTGTAAACCGTAAGAAGACCGCTACCAGTagcagtagtagtagtagtagtagtagtagcagCGCATCCTcggtggaggaggaggtggaggaaCAGCCGAAAAAAAAGGTGCAGAGTGCGAAGCCGGAAACCGCTAAAGAGGATATTACTACCAAGCAACCCACCGTGGAACCGGAAACGGAGCCGGTGGATAGCGATGAAGCAATTGTGGAGAAGATTAAGGGCGATGCCGAGCTGTTACCACATATCAAACAAGTGAACATATTAAGGCTCCAAGCCCAACAATTGTCGGCACCGCAGCGCACTCGCGAATCTCTAATAAATGTTAATTACTCGACACCAATGCATCAGGTTAGCCAATATTTTGATAACTATGTCCAAGCTCTTCCCAATGGCTATGATTATTCAAAGCCATGTGGTCCGGCGCAGTCACCAGGAAATAGTATACAGGTGACGACGCCCTCCGGTCGAACTTATGATATACCCCAGAGCAATAGCAGTGGAACTGGAGGTGGCAATCATCCCTATCTGGCACCGTCATTAACCAAAAAAACCCAAATACAACCACAACCACCGACACTTCCTCCTGCTCCAGTGTTGCTGCCCAATTATTCGTCTGTTAACTCTATTGTGCCTGCCCTGAGTCCATCGAACCAACTACCTTTACCAGTGCCTCCCCAATCCCcggcaccagcaccagcaccggtcccagcagcagcggcaggaGCTGGAATAGGCATAGGCATAGGCACAGGAGGGGGACTACCGCCTCCTGGACTGGGAATCTCAACTAGCCAGCGTCCTTATGTGGCTCCCCGACTACGCAACAACGGCCTCGGCATCAATCGGGGACCAGCCACGGCCCAACCGCCTCTGCCAGCTCCTccacaacaaccacaacaggGCCCCGTCTTTGGCTTGGCATCAAATCGTCCAAATACGCTACGATCGCGTGGCTTAAAGTATTGATTAATCTattctattattattacattttgtttaatttcgCTCATATCTACGAAGTGTGTTAACTGTACCAAtttaagaaatgaaaacaaatacaaagcGCTCACAAACATTTTCCTAATTAACACATggaaaaatcaataataagcTATAAATTGCAGCAtctgcgtttttttttttttttgcagttagagttgttcttgttttttgagGTTGCtccattcatttttttacTCTTACGCTCTGGTAGTTTTCcgtttcttgttttgttttttttttgtttttattcaatGAATATTTTACTCACCATCAAtcgaaagaaaaaaccaatACAAAATGCAATAATAATTCTCGACGTTGACGCCTCTGCCTGATCTCTGCTGGCCACCGCCACCGATTAAAATGCACAAACAGAGATAAAATTGCTTTGATTTTCGTTTGCTGTATGTATTTATTAGAAATAATCTGTTCTGAAcaatgaaaattgtttatatatgcTTGTCGATATGACTatttttgccttttctttccaattctaaaaattttctcaaaaaaaaaagtcaactCGTGCTGACCTAACAAACTAGAGATGTGCGATATTTAATTTATCACGGAGTCTCTAAGCATCACAGTGACAGAGAATCGAAAGTCACAGAGTTGAATCTAACAGACAGAGGAATATATGTGGATCATTGATTGGGAGTCACAGTATCAAATTGTTATTTCGAAACTTCATAGAACAATAATAATATGGATATGTTTCTTATTAAAAcagaataaaaacaaatttgtaataaaaaaaactatagtTGAGCAGATAGATCAATAATGTAAAGGTCTACTTTGATATACATTTATTCCTACAAAACTTTACCATGCCataatatgtaaaattttccATTGCATTGCATTCGGCCTttgtaatatatgtattacatATTAGGCATGATCTACACCGCACACCATCGCAGTCACAGATGCGACTAAGTACCCATCTCTAAAAAATTGTAACAGAGAATGTCGACAAAGTACAATAGAGGTCAGTGTTGCCATCTACATTTTACAACTACAAAATCCGTGAGTGCGAAAGAGATCAAAAAAGGCTAGATGGCAACACTAATAGAGGTAAGGTATCGATAGTCTTGAAAGATTATCGCACTATATTTGTCCCAAATTGAAAGTCCATTTAATGTAGAATTTTCCATTGAAACATAAAGTGAgtgcatttaaatatttaataaatggTTTAAAATTGCATATCGCTTGCATtgcgtgcctttttatattttgacgCTCATTTTCGATTATTGATATACATAATTATCGAAGCGGACGCTATCGGTCTGGGCAGACCACCAATGATTTCCCATCACCACTGTTGTCGTTATCGTCAAATTGAGCTAGAGAGAGAGCATAACGGGTGCGAATTTTTCAACCTTACAAAAGGTTGTTTGGTTTTtctatcaaaaatttgttattttccAAATATCAAAGTCTAAAATCCCTAGCTGTgactgttttttttgttgtagtgCGTGCATTTGGCAAATCAAATTCGTCGTAGGCAACcatcgttttcatttttaacccaaaaaaaaagaagtcaaGTCGTCGTCACACCTTTGCGtttgagcgagatagcaataGAGACAAGCACTAACACTAATACGCCGccaaaagaacaacaacaaaacaaacgtaTTCGCCTTCGCGCAGAGGAATCAAAGTCAAACGCAATAGTTAAGTACTTTATCTAGTACATTTTACTTTGATTTGCTTGCAATTTCCTTGCATCAAACTCAATCAATTTTTGGAAATATTACGAAAGTATTATTTCTGGTCATATCGTATTGATAATCATGGCTCAATAAACATGAATCCGCAACGAAAATCATTTGCCCAACGCACTCCGCCGAGTGGAGATCAAGGCTATAAGCAATTTGCTGCCAATTTGCAGCAGTCGAAAAAAATTCATACATCCTACAACATTTCCTCACCCCCCCTTGCCATCCCAAATTTCTGCGAGCTAcgctgcaacaacaacattaaaaatggaaaacaacaacagcaagaagcaacaacaatctCATCACAATGTCAGATCCAGCAAGTCGTCTGCCAGTGGTGAGTACAGTGGTCCTTCGATATGTGGGCCTAAATTATTTTTGACATTagcaaaatcaaataaatttagaTTTCCTTTGTACATGACTTTCATCGCATCCAATAAGATTATGACAACTCGCTGCATATCtaagaaaattttaatctGTTAGGAAAAGCAAATGCTTTCGTCACTATGTATTACGTCTATGTGGAAACGCAGGAAACGTTTTCGGCCACTTATATACCATTGATCTCCGTAAAAAGTCATTATAGCTACGTTTTTTCATCTCATTTTATCCATAATAAGTTTTACTTATAATTCCATGTACCCATAGCGTGAAATGGTATTTTAAAGTTGCCGAAAAGTATGTAACAGACAAATGGAATCTTTTTCGACcccataatatatatatataggcatATATTAAGCCACCTCCGTCCGTTTGTTCTTATGAACACATTGATCTTGAACACTATAAAATCTAGAACCATTAAATTTGCAATCCGGAGTCGTGTAAGGTGTACGGGgattaagtttatttaaaatgtttgcctaaaaaattaaattaaatctgcATTGGTAAATTTTCGCCTAACCTGTGGTAATAATTGCAACCAGTGATGACACTTAATCGTTTCTTTGTTAAATTTCTTACCAAACCTATTTTAATAAGATTTTTCTATAGTTCAATAAATTAGGCTTTATGATCGAAATTTACCAAGTTTCAAGTAGCTTTTGTGATTGAGAGCGTAGATACGGACTGCCATGGCCATAACGAATCGACTTCTTACGCTGTTCAAGAACATTCATATACAGATTATGGGATCAGAAACGTCTCCCAAACATTCCTCTTTTCAAGGGTATAAACATTTCCTTTCTTTTGCTTGATTCAGATTGCTTCAAAATTTAGATGCCAACTTTTTCTAATTTTCTAACTTATCTAGGTGAAGTTCATTGTGTACATAttccaaaatttatttaacaacaGAATTTTGGAAACTTTTTAAAGGATAACATTTGGAGGGCCATAGCTGacaatttgatatttttttgttgaatttttccaactaaatttttgtctttatctatttctctttctctatcttaTAGATCTGcataccaacaacaataaatatcCGACGCGCAGTTCACGACGTCGTGAACAGCTGCCCACACCGCGCAAcgatcagcaacagcagcagcaaccacgAAAACaagcccagcagcagcagcagcaacaacaacaacaagctgCCAAACTACGTCCCAATGTGGACAAGCGTCCTCGGGCGCGTGGTGGATGCAGTAATGCACAGTATGGGAGTGGAGCTGCTGGCGGTGGTCAATCTATGGCCACCAGTGAGAACGGGTCTTATGGCGGCGCCGGATTAGCAGTTTTCCAAGGCGGCGGCTACTCTCGTAGCGGCGATTTTGATTATGAACTAAACTCTGTGTACGCGCATGGAAGTAAGAAGCAGAACTTGAATCACCTTCTTAACTTTCATTGCGTCCGAGATACTCCGGATTATGGTTCGGCGGGAGCTCGAGGCGGTGGTGCAATTATGCGCAAACCACGCTATAATAAGGAGCAATTCTTACAGGCCAATTTCCAGTTTGTCATCAGTTCGAATGGCTGCAAGGGGGCTCAGGTCATGGGATCGCCAGATACCCTTATTGATTGGGCGTACATTGAGCAGATTAACATACAGACAACCGAAGAACCGCAATGCCCCATCTGTCTGTATCCACCTGTGGCAGCAAAATTGACCCGCTGCGGTCATGCCTACTGTTGGCCCTGTTTACTCCATTATCTCTCCCTAAGCGATAAGACATGGCGCAAGTGTCCTATTTGCTATGATGCTATACATGCAGCCGATCTTAAGAGCTGCCACATCGAGCagcaaaatgcaatgaatgTGGGTGATCGCATAACCTTTCAGCTGATGCGTCGTCGCAAGGGCTCAATGTATATAGAGCGTTTTGGGATAAATGCAACAGGAGGTGCAGCCGGTACAGAGAGATTCCCATTGATGAGCAGTCATGATGAGGCGGCCAAGCACTATACTAAATTTCTAATAGCCAAACGTGCAGATGTCAAGAGCATTATAGAGCGTGAACGTCGAGAGTTAATGTCCGAATCCGACATATCCTGTCCGGAGGATATATTTATACAGCAGGCTCTTGTTATGCTTAACGAACGTAGTGAAAAATTAGTTGCAAACGATAACCACGATGTCGAAGATCTGGAAGAGCAAACTACTTTGGTCAATGAAGGCGATACGAAAGTTGACACCGATGAAGTAGCCTCTGTATCATCTGGCGAGGCTTCAACTTCATCTTCATCTGCTGCCAATACGTTTGGCAATGGCAATAAcaccattaaatattattatttttatcaatcCAATGATGGCCAACATATCTATTTGCACCCATTGAATGTGAAGATGTTGCAAGCCTGTTATGGCTCTTTGGATTTGGCTCCTTTGGTGATCGAGGCAAACATTTTACAAAAGGAACAACACTCAATGGATGAAGAACATCGCAGAAAATTCACTTGTTTGGGTCACTTGCCATTGACTTGTCAGTTTTCAGTCGTAGAAGTGGAACTACAACAGCCCATAGTCTCTGGAGGAATATTGAAGTTGTTTGAAAGTAAATTACTTGTGCATTTCCATTTTTCACACATTTTATTCATGAATCCTTTCTTGTGCCCACAGAGGATCTACACAATCGCCACAAGGAGCGTCAGCGACGTGAACGCGAGGAACGCAAACGGGAGCAGCAAATCAATGAGTTGAATGACCGCCAAATGGGCAAACTTATAGCCAGTGCAGCCAATTTGAATCTAGAATCATCACATGAGTTTCCCACAGTGAGTATGAATTATCTATCATTGCCCTCCATTCCATGCaattaaatcttttttatttgtattcaGTGCGGCTTTGAGGAAGCTTTGCCCATGACCATCAACCATGCCAGTAATACTACACCTTTGGTTACTCCCTTGAGTCCCAGTCCCAAGGAGTTATGGCCCTCAATTGGCAGTTCATCGTCACCAGGCACCAGTGCTTCGTTAGATTTTCATGTGGGTGCTTGGGGACGTTCGGCTCCGCCTCCACCACCAACTGTTCATCCGTCGGCCTCCAAAAACACTGCTGGCGCTGCTGGTGAAGATGACATGCGCTCGGTGGGCCATTGGGGTCTCGGAGAACTTCTTGTTGGGGCCTTGGATCAGAAGAAGCAACACCATGGCAATGCCAATGCACCACAAGCTTCAACTGAATCGAACACTAAAAAACACAAGAAGGGCAAGGCCAAAATGATTCCCCTATTTACCACTGGGATGAACCGAGCTCCATAGGAGCTTTAAAATAACAGATTGTTCGTCATATTagacatatatttttaatcacttattttttcttctttttttttgacgCGCCCGAGACGCAAAGGAAATGAATATTGAAATGATGCAAACGGTTTTTTTTGCCTActaattttattgtttaacCAATTCTCCCTTATTCATGTTACAAAATAagatatatacttacatatatgcatTAATCCTCTGTAACAATTAAAGTTACTTAATAAAGGCATCAGAACATAGAAAAATGCAACAAACACCTAATTTTCAAATAGGATTAAATGTGATAAACTTTAGTTCAGCGATTTGCATAAAGGTTTTTTAAGGACAGAGGTATTCATTTGATGATTGCGTCTTGTTGCacactttttatatatttttacaaaatttattttcacaGACAAACCAATTGGAATCAAGGTCTTGGGTTTTGGATCTTAGGATAACAGTTAACGATTAGGACTATATAATATTTCAAATGCTGGCTCCGactatataaattatgcaaatacATTCGTATACATGTGATTCATCATCAAGAGCAGTTGAGTAGAGGCACTTTCAAATATCAAAAGGCAGCAACTACCACAAAGTGACTAAAAGACGAAGTAACAAAGAAGACAATAGCAAGTCCATCAGCAGGCTATTTGACTAGTATATTGCACCAAATTACGTCTAAGATAAGTATGGAACGTTATAGTTAAAAGACTCAGAAGAATGATCATTCAGTATAATAGTTTAGATAgctatatttaattaattaaagcatttaaagAGGGTAAAGTTATCTATTAAACGTTTTAATTGCATCATGAAAGGGCATACAGAGTTAAAAAATCgttacattttaatttcccTTTGAAGAAATTCGTTGTTACTACTGACATTTGGATTTAAGGTTAGAGGAATTTACAATATCAGAAACTGATCGACTCTGAAATTTATCAATTGAGACAAATTAGCAATGCAGGTTTCGATGTGGAATCCCTATAAAAGACAAATTATACTGAGAAATTCTGTAAAGAATTGTATAGTACTTTTATATTCAAATTAATACATTTGACATGATTCGGATATAA from the Drosophila willistoni isolate 14030-0811.24 chromosome XR unlocalized genomic scaffold, UCI_dwil_1.1 Seg105, whole genome shotgun sequence genome contains:
- the LOC6645035 gene encoding protein enabled homolog, with protein sequence MAAAVSLVLLLLVGVHGTTIISIKYPHQQTRQVKRDLSLSYAATNIDSKEGTRVKTITVIKNLGGVGTASAEAAGVALPPPNSNRKQLKLAINPALHKNPEWASAFRDNFDSYGSLPDVPDIDDLFEFVNRKKTATSSSSSSSSSSSSASSVEEEVEEQPKKKVQSAKPETAKEDITTKQPTVEPETEPVDSDEAIVEKIKGDAELLPHIKQVNILRLQAQQLSAPQRTRESLINVNYSTPMHQVSQYFDNYVQALPNGYDYSKPCGPAQSPGNSIQVTTPSGRTYDIPQSNSSGTGGGNHPYLAPSLTKKTQIQPQPPTLPPAPVLLPNYSSVNSIVPALSPSNQLPLPVPPQSPAPAPAPVPAAAAGAGIGIGIGTGGGLPPPGLGISTSQRPYVAPRLRNNGLGINRGPATAQPPLPAPPQQPQQGPVFGLASNRPNTLRSRGLKY
- the LOC26530137 gene encoding RING finger protein 10; the protein is MENNNSKKQQQSHHNVRSSKSSASDLHTNNNKYPTRSSRRREQLPTPRNDQQQQQQPRKQAQQQQQQQQQQAAKLRPNVDKRPRARGGCSNAQYGSGAAGGGQSMATSENGSYGGAGLAVFQGGGYSRSGDFDYELNSVYAHGSKKQNLNHLLNFHCVRDTPDYGSAGARGGGAIMRKPRYNKEQFLQANFQFVISSNGCKGAQVMGSPDTLIDWAYIEQINIQTTEEPQCPICLYPPVAAKLTRCGHAYCWPCLLHYLSLSDKTWRKCPICYDAIHAADLKSCHIEQQNAMNVGDRITFQLMRRRKGSMYIERFGINATGGAAGTERFPLMSSHDEAAKHYTKFLIAKRADVKSIIERERRELMSESDISCPEDIFIQQALVMLNERSEKLVANDNHDVEDLEEQTTLVNEGDTKVDTDEVASVSSGEASTSSSSAANTFGNGNNTIKYYYFYQSNDGQHIYLHPLNVKMLQACYGSLDLAPLVIEANILQKEQHSMDEEHRRKFTCLGHLPLTCQFSVVEVELQQPIVSGGILKLFEKDLHNRHKERQRREREERKREQQINELNDRQMGKLIASAANLNLESSHEFPTCGFEEALPMTINHASNTTPLVTPLSPSPKELWPSIGSSSSPGTSASLDFHVGAWGRSAPPPPPTVHPSASKNTAGAAGEDDMRSVGHWGLGELLVGALDQKKQHHGNANAPQASTESNTKKHKKGKAKMIPLFTTGMNRAP